A segment of the Cohnella algarum genome:
ATCGGATATGGCCTTCTCCTCCCGTTCCGAAAGCATGGCCCGGAACGACCGCGACTCCCGCTTCCTTAAGAAGCAGCCGGGCGAAACGCCCGGAGTCCAGCCCTGTATGCGCAATCGAAGGGAAGACATAAAAGGCGCCCTCCGGTTCATGGCACGGCAGCCCGATTTCACGCAAGCCTTTGACGAACATCCGCCTGCGCTCGTCGAACGCGGCCTTCATCGTTTCCTTCGCTTCCAGCCCGTTCCGGAGCGATTCGACGGCGGCGATTTGTCCGAGAACGGGCGCGCACATCGCCGTGTATTGATGGATTTTGAGCATGCCGCCGATCAACTCCCGGCCGCCGCAGGCATAGCCGATCCGCCATCCCGTCATCGCGAACGCTTTGGAAAATCCGTTGATGACGATCGTTCGCTCTTTCATGCCCGGAAGCGAAGCGATGCTTGCATGCCGCGCTCCGTAAGTCAGCTCGGCATAAACTTCGTCCGAAATGACGATCATATCGTGCCGTACGGCCAGCTCGGCAACCGGTCGCCAATCTTCTTCCGTCATCACCGCGCCTGTCGGGTTGTTCGGGAAATTGACGACAAGCGCCTTCGAGCGAGGCGTCAAGGACTCGGCCAGCGCCCGCGCGGTCAGCTTGAACCGCTCTTCCGCGGATGTCTTCACTTCGACGACTTTGGCGCCGTGTAGATGGGCAATGGGCGAATAGGCGATATAACAGGGAGTATGGATGAGAACCTCGTCGCCCGGCTCCACGCACGTCCGAAGCGCCAGATCGACCGCTTCGCTCGTTCCGACCGTGACGAGCACCTCGTTAGCGGGTTCATAACGGAGACCGAATCCATCGTGCATATACGAAGCGATTTCCTCCCGCAGCTCATACAAGCCGGCATTCGGGGTGTACTTCGTTTTTCCTTCGTTCAAGGCGCGAATGCAGGCCGCCCGGACGTGTTCAGGCGTAACGAAATCCGGTTCTCCGATCCCGAGCGAGATCGTATCCCGATTATTTTCCTCGGCCAGTTCGAAAAAGGCGCGAATCCCGGAAGGCGGAATGTCCCGAACGCGCTGCGCCACATGTTCCTTGCTCATTGTACGCACCTCGTTATCCCATAAGCTGTCTGGCCGTTCGGCCGATGATTTGAAGCCCTTTCTCGATATCCTCCTCTTTTACTCGCGAAAATCCGAGCCGCATCGTATGCCGTCCTCCTCCGTCCGTGTAAAACATATCCCCCGGGGTAAAAATGACGCCTTGGCTCGAGCAGGCGTCGAGCAGCTCCGTCGTATCGAAAGGCTTATCGAATTCGACAAACAGATGCAGGCCTCCGTCTCCCGACAGTTTTCGATAAGGGAGATAGGTTTCGCAGCAGCGCTTCGTCCACTCGTATTTTCGTTTGTATTCGGAGCGGGCTTTTTTCAAATATTTCTCAAGGTTGCCGTTCAAAAGATATTGATAAAGCACCGATTGATCGAGCGTCGAAGTATGAATGCTGCGGGACCGTTTGATGCTTTCCAGGTTGTCGATCAGCCGGCGGTCCGCCAGCACCCAGCCCACCCGGAGGCCGGGGAAGAGCACTTTGGAGAAGCTGCCGAGATAGACAACGCCGTTTCCCCGCCCGGCCGTCGCGATCAACGGGGAAACGTGCGCCCCCGAATAACGCAGTTCTTCGTTAAAACCGTCTTCGATGACCGGGATGCCGTGACGGGCCATGAGCCGCATCGCCGCCGATCTTTTCTCGGGAGACGTGACGATGCCGGTAGGATTGTGATAGGACGGGATCAAATAGGCGCAATCGTATGTCCGTTCCGTCAATGCGCGTTCCAGCTCGATCAGATCGATGCCGTCCCGTTCCATCGGAATGCCCGTAATGTCGAACCCGCTCAGCTTCAAATTTTTGATCGCGGTGTAGTGGGTCGGATTTTCGCAAATGACCGATCCGCCTTCTTTTCGGCGAAGGGCGGACAGGACGATATCGAAAGCTTCCGTGAAGCCGCTCGTGATCAGCATGTCTTTTCCGTTCAGGTCGACGCCCTTATGTTCCATGTAATTCATCAAGTAATCGATCAGCGGTTTATAGCCTTTCGCGTAGCCGTAGTTCAGCAGAACGTTTCCCTCGATCGCCATGCGGTCAAGAAAAGCGCGCTTGACGTGATCGAGATCGAACAGCTTCTCGTCGGGCGCGATGCTGGTGAAGGAAATCGCGTTTCTCCCCGCGCGGATGCCGCGTTTCATCCGGTCCAGCTCGACGGCTTGCCGCGCATAATCGTTGATGCGCGCCGGCCAATCGATTTCGCACGGCGGAGCGGCGGAAGCCGGGGGGCGGCAGTTGCCGCGACATAGCTGCCTTTTCCGTGAACGGCGTAGATAAAGCCGTCGCTCTCCAGCTCGGCGTAGGCTGAAATAATGGTGTTGCGGCTGACGGAGAGCAGCAGGCCGAGCTCGCGGGTGGAGGGAAGCTTCTGCCCGGGCTGCAGCGATCCTTTTATAATCAGACGTTTCAAATAATCTTTCAACTGAATGTAGACCGGTCGGTCGTTCGCAAGCTTGAAGTCATGGAACATCTTCATCGCCCCCCTTGTTCATGATGGCACAGATGGGGAGGGAAATGGAAGAACCACGTCCCGGCATTCTTTGCCGGGTTGTGGTTCCGGAGCCGGGCGATCGGGGCGAAACGGCTGCGCGCCGGAGCGAACGACGGGCGGATTTTCGCCAAAAATTTTACAATCGATGGACATAAAATGGAAATTCCCTTCATATTTCCTCATTACAATAAAAGAGTTGCACTTCATGAGGGCGGGAGCTCGCTTCGAGTTTCGGCCCGTCGGGGAGAGGGGGAGGAACGACGGTGACGATGCGCGCGGAGTTCGACCAAGGCTTGAACGAAATGCAGACGCTGCTCGCCCAAATGGGCGAACAGGTGGAGAAGGCGCTGGCCGATTCGATGGATGCGCTGGTGAAGCGCGACGCGGCCCAAGCGAAAAGGGTCGTAAACGAGGATTTGGAGCTCAACCGGCTGGAAGAGCGGGTGATGGAGCGGGGCGCGAAGCTGATCGCGACGCAGCAGCCGGTAGCGAAGGATCTTCGCCGCATATTGGCGGGCTTCAAAATTGCCGCCGACCTGGAGCGGATGGGGGATTTGTCCGTGGATATCGCGAAGACGGTGCTGCGGCTGGACGGGGAGACGCTCATCAAGCCGCTGATCGACTTGCCGCGCATGGCGGCTATCGCCCGAACGATGATTCGCGATTCGATCCGGTCGTACACGGAAGAGAATGTCGAGCTCGCCTACAAGATGGCCAAGGACGACGATCGGGTCGATGCGCTGTACGGCCAGATGTTTCGGGAGCTGTCGTCGCTGATGGTCGAGAACCCGAAATGGATCGGGCAGGCGACGCTGCTCGGATTCGTCGGGCGCTATTGCGAACGGATTGCGGACTATGCGACCAACATCGGCGAGAGCACGGTATACATCGCAACCGGCACGCGGCCGGACTTGAACGGCTGAGCGCCGGCCGCCCGACGAAAAACCTCCGTAATCGTCCCGGTCCGTCAGCGGAGGGGCCGACATTTTGTCGCTCCGTATGGTAAAATAAAAAGCAAATCGCGGGAGACGGAACGGAGAGACGTCGCATGGACGGCATGATTACGGAAGACGGCCGGTTGAATCCGGAGTTCGGGGGGAGCGGGAGGCGCTCTACACCGGTTTGAACGGCTGCACGGTGGAGAGAGTTCGCATCTCCCCCGGCGAGAGCTACGTGTTCAAACCGCTGGCCGAAGGCGGGAATAGCCGGGAAGCTTGGGCGTACGAGCATGTGCGCCCCTCGCTTCCCGGCCTTTTTCCGCGGCTGATCGCGCGCTCGGCTGACGGGATTTCCGGACAGGGCTGGTTGTTGTTCGAAGATTTGGGGCCGCTTTCGCACCGTTTCAACGAAGGGACGGCTGCCGCCTTGATCGGGCAAATCGCCCGTTGGCACGCCTTGCCGACGGCATCGTTCGGCATCCGGTCCCGGCAGGGGCCGAAGCCGACGATCGGCGAAATGGCGGAAGCGTTGCGGCAGAACGAGGAGGAATGGGTGCCTTATCTTGAGGAATTCCGCTGGCCGAAAGCGAGCATGCGCAGCTTGATCGCCGAAGCCCTCGAGCTGGAGAGGTCCGAATCCGTCGTGTTTTCGCACGGGGATCTGCATTTGGGCAATTACGCGATGACGGCGGGCGGGATCAGGGTGCTCGATTGGGAGCACGCGCATTTGAACAGCCGGCATTGGGACCTGTTTCACGTTCTCGATTTGTCCCATCCGTTATTTCCGAAAACGATGAATCCCGGCATGCGCGACCGTTTGCTCGAACGGTATCTGGATGCCGCCGAAGCGTTCGGCCCCCCGTCCGACAGGACTCGTTTCCGGCGGGAATATTACGTTTTTTCGTCCGTTTTTTCGTTGTGGCTGCTGCTTTTGATCGAACGCGACCTGCGCCGCGAGGACGGAGTCTGGCCGGCGGATAAGCTTGAGGAGCAGCGTCTGGAAACGCTGGAAAACCTGCGTCAATGCTTGGCGTCGTTCATCATTTTGTCATATGTGAAAAAAAGTTGACGAACTTTCCCATTCAACAGTTGAGTTCGATGACCCCTTTTAGGTAGAATAAGGGATGGACACTTGAAGAAGCAGGGGGAGCATCGATGTACAAGAGGATTTTGCCAGCCTTGATTGTGGTCGCCTGTCTGTTCGGCGTTTATTTGTTGGCGACGGGATTGCCCGAACGACCGAAGGAAGAGGAGCTTGCGGAAGGACAGGAAATGCTGAAAATCTCCGCGACCAACTTTAGTTTCGATCAGACGGAATACCGCGTGAAAGCGGGTACCACGTACGTCCTCAGCTATTCGAACAAACTCGGCAACCACGGCGCGGAAATCGCCGATCTGAACATCAACCTGACGAAGGACAACCCGAGGGCGGAAGTGACGTTCGATACGCCGGGAGAATACGAAATGCATTGCTCGATCATGTGCGGGCAAGGTCACGGCGACATGGTAGCCAAGATCATTGTAGAGTAACGATGAAAAGGAGCCCGCAGGCTCCTTTTTTGAACGGATCGGAACGTTGCGAAAGCCCGCCTCATTTTTGCCGCGCGGCGCGGTCGCGCGCGATTACCCGGTCGCACAAGTACCCGATAACCGCCCAGCTGGCGACAGTCAGCGCGTAGATCGCGACCGCGCTGACCCGATGGATGTCGGTGAACAGCTCGACGAACCAGACCGGGACGCTGAGCATGAACAGGAAAATGTTGTGAGGGTCGTAGCCGGAGGCGTTGAACAGGACCAGCGCCAACCCGAACAGCGTGCACGCGAAGGTAACGTAGTATCGCATGAAGCGGTCTTCCTTTCTCGCTGCGGCATTTCTTCCGGCTTAGTATGCGTCTTGCGGCCCGCGCTCATTCGATCGGCGACCGGGCCGTTCAACATTCGAACATAAGGAGATGGCAAGACGATGATTACGCATATCGTTCTGTTCAAATTGAAGGACCGCAGCCCGGAGTCCGTGGCGAAAACGGCGCAGGTGCTGCGCGACATGGAAGGAAAAATCGACGAGCTGCTTTCGATCGAAGTCGGCATCGACGTGCTGCATTCGGAGCGTTCGTACGATATCGCGCTTACGACCAAGCACGCTTCGATGGAGGCGCTGCAGGCGTATCAGGTGCACCCCGTACATAAAAAAGTGATCGAGCACATGTCGGAGGTAAGGGAGTCCTCCGTCAGCGTCGATTACGAAAGCTGAAAGGAAGAAGCGCGGTGAATGCAACGGATTCCGGAGCCGGCGATCTTTATCAAATGATGACGTATTTGCTGGTGATCATCATCAGCGCGGTCGTGATGGTTATCTGGCTGAAACGAAAAAACAAACGAAAGCGCCGCGACAGCGACGGGGGTTGAACGAATGTATTACGTGAACCGCAAAGGAATCGAGAGCCGTCTCGCCTGCATTCCCGAGCTTGCCGAAGCCATTCGCGAGTTGAGCGGCTCGTGGTCCGGTTCGACTGTGCAGGGATTGGCGCAGGAGCGGGTTTTGCACCTGGCGCTGGAAATCGCCACCGACGTCGGCAACGCGCTGATCGACGGTTTCATGATGCGCGACGCCAGCAGCTACGAGGACATTATCGAAGTCATTGCCGGCGAAGGCGTCATTTCCGGAACGCTGGCCGAGTTTTTGCGTTCCCTTGTCGGCTTGCGCAAGCCGCTCGTCCAGGATTACGACAGCTGGCCGAGGCATAAGCTTCACCCGCTCGCCCGAGAGCTTCCGGAGCAGATGCTCGCCTTCGCGGAGGAGATCAAGACGTATTTGCGCCGCGAGCTCGACCCGTGGGAAAAGAGCGGGAGCTGATCCGAGGGGGCGGTTAGCCTCCCGACTGCAACAACTGCGGCCTGACGCCAAGGGAGTTGGTCATCTGGGCAAACCGGCCCCTATCGATTCAAGCCGTTTTCTTCTTCCGTTTATGTTTGGCCGATTGGCGGTTGATGAGCTCGCGACACGCAAGGATCGGCTTAAAACGACCAATACGTTCACGGTACTGCAGGAGCGCCCTGTGGAAGCCGACACCCCGATCCTGCGGGATGGATCAAGCAACACCTGAAGACGACGATTCGCCGCCATCTTGAATAAACCCACAGAACGAACCAGTCGGGGGCGGCAAAAGCGAAAACAGGCCAAAACCGTACCCCGGATTCAGCCTGGCAGAGGCAAAAATGAACATGAGGTTGTGAAGATTTTAGACCCGTAACGAAACATCCGGATCAACCCTTTTTTTTGGCAACTTTTTCTTCGATTCTTCCCCTGTTGCTCGTTTTTCCACTCCACACCCAAACACCATGAAAAATATTAGCACAAAGAAAATAATAATGACAAACGAAGCCGGTACTGGATTTCGCGTTAGGTTTCTTGCTGTGATGCGGGCAGTGTCCGCTCAGAAAACGGCGAAGCAGGGCATCATGCTGCAGCTTGCGAAAATGACAAATCCGCTGGCCTTGACGCCGAAGCTTGTGGCATTTTGTAATGAGAATTCGGTTGCCTCAAAGAGTCGTACTTTCGAAATTCAAACTAAAATTTTTCGGATACCCCCTTTAGTTTGGTTATTGACGATGACGCTAATTCTCATATAGGTTGGGGGTGATGGAATTCCCTATACTCAAGCTGTCACAAACTTCAAACCCAAATAATGAGCGCGCTTACAAATGAGCGGGATAGTTCAACCTCGGGGGAGGGATCTCGATGATGAATGTGCTTTTGGTGGATGACGAGCCGTGGGTAATTGAGGGGCTTCGCACGATGGTGAATTGGAGGGATTTCGGTTTCCGGATATGCGGCGAGGCTTCGAGCGGCTCCGAAGCATTCAGTATGATTCAAGAGCTTAAACCGGAGCTGGTACTGACGGATATCCATATGCCGGCGATCAATGGATTGGAGCTGATTAAGCTGGCGAACCAGAAAATGGAATCTCCACCTAAGTTCGTCATATTGAGTGGTTACGATGATTTCGATTATGCGATTACCGCAATGCAGCAGCGGGTCACGGAGTATTTGCTCAAACCATTCGACGAAGAGGAAATTGAGACCGTCCTAGTGCGCTTGCGCACGAAAATCCAAGAGGAGCTTATAGCGGAGCAAAGCCGAAGCCGCATGCAATTTTTGTTTACCAACAATCTATTGATCAGCTTAATACAAGGCGAAGACAACGAGTCGCTTAAGCTACAGGCTGCCCAGGCCCTTCTTCTGCAAAAGGATTCAAAGCTGCGGTGCGTTTTGGTTGAAGGTTCCGGGACATCCTTTGCTCTGATCGGACGGGTGAAGAAATATTTCACGCAGAAACCCGATCGTATATTCGAGGACAGCGCGGGGAGGATCGGGTTGATTTTGCCTGATGATGAATTCCCCTATTGCCGGGTACAGGAGCTTTGCGTACAACTCCACAGGGAGCTTGAGGACCAGTCAAGCCAGCCGGTCATCGTGACGATCAGCGGCGTTCTTCAGGGGATCGGGTCGATTCGAGAACTGTACTTGCAGGCATTGGAGTTAAATAAATGCAAGCGCTGTCAGGGTAGAGACGGGGTGTATCATTATAGGGGTTTACGGCAGGGCGGAAAATCGCATGATCACGGAAAGGAGAAATTCAAGGAACTTACGGAGATCGTCACGGCGTCCCGAATCAACATGATTGATGCTGCTGTTGAAGCCGCTCTGGACTCCATGTTGGAAGGCATGCTTGATTTGAAAGAAGCCATTGCCCATGTGGCCGACCTGGAATTAAGTCTTTGCAGGCGGATCGGAGAAATGAACGGGGATCCGGATACTTTGATGAGAAAGCTTCAGGGCGGGCATGGCAGCATCGACAGTTTCGGGAGCTATTCAGCTTTGAAATCATATGTCCTTGAACTTTGCTTGGAGGCGGCCGACATCCTGGCAAGGCTTGAGGCCAAGAACGAGAATAATACGATTTTCCATGTGATTCAATATGTGGACCGGGAATTCCGCAGCAAGCTTCAGTTGCAGGATCTGGCCAAAATGTTTCATATGAACTCCGCTTATTTGGGCCAGTTGTTTAAAAAAGAGACAGGCAAGTCGTTTAACGACTATTTGAACGAGAAAAGAATCGAGGAAGCAAAGCAATTGCTAAGACGCACCCAAATGAAAATTTCGGAGATTGCGCTTCAGGTCGGATATCCGAATGCGGACTATTTTATCATCAAATTCGAATGCCTAACAGGAGTGCTGCCTTCGGCGTACAAGCAGAATACCGCGAGGTAGCCGGCTGGCTGAACGGCGGGACGGTGCGAAAATCATGAAAAAACGTTTCAGATTCCGATCATTCATTAACGATATACCGCTGAACTATAAATTCATACTCATCTATGTGATTGGCGTGCTGCTCCCTATCGCGGTTATCAACATCGCGTTCATGGACCGTATGACCGGCATCATCAAAGACCGGGAGGAACAAAATCTCGAAATCTCGCTGGAGCGGGCCAGAAAAGATATTCATGAGTTCATTGACGGCGGTGTAGCGGTCAGTCATGCGCTCAATACGGACAAGCTGCTGTATGAAACGCTGGACAGAACTTACGAAAGTCCGATCCAGTTTTACGAAACGTTCGACGAACAGCTGCGAAACCGGGTGACTAGTTATATCCCCGTCAACAATCAGATTCAGCGAATCAGCATTTTTACGGAGAATGAGACGATCATGCCCGGCGGGAATTATCAAGTGCTCGATGCCAATGCGAAGAATAGCGACTGGTACCGGCTGCGGGAACAATCGACGTCCCCTGTTATGGTAGCGGCCTACCGGGCGACTGAAGCAAATAACCGCACATCGACGGTCCCTTATCTGAGCGTTATCGAAAAAATGGACTACTTTGATATATATAGCAAGTATGATAAATTGCTCCGGATCGATATCGACTTAAACAAAATTTACGATGTCATCCTGCGCGAGCAGGACTATTTAAATCTCTATCTGGTCAATGAGCATAACCAAATCATTATGTCTGCGGACAGCGGGTACCAGCGGGACGTTACCGATGCTTATCCGGTGTTTCAACTTTCAGATCATGACAAGGACAAAGACGTGCATGTCGTTTCCATCGGAACGGCAAGTTACGTAAAGGGCTGGAAGCTGGTTGGCGTTACACAGGGAACCCGGTTATCCCAAGCCATGCGCGATATGCAGCTTTATGTGGGAATTATCGCAGCTGTTATTACACTGTTCTCGCTCATATTCATTTACATCATGCTCAGATCGTACAATTATCGGGTTAAACGATTGTCCAGACATATGCAGAAGGTTACCAACGAGAAGTTCGACCTGATCCGGATCGATGAAGGCCGAGATGAG
Coding sequences within it:
- a CDS encoding pyridoxal phosphate-dependent aminotransferase, whose product is MSKEHVAQRVRDIPPSGIRAFFELAEENNRDTISLGIGEPDFVTPEHVRAACIRALNEGKTKYTPNAGLYELREEIASYMHDGFGLRYEPANEVLVTVGTSEAVDLALRTCVEPGDEVLIHTPCYIAYSPIAHLHGAKVVEVKTSAEERFKLTARALAESLTPRSKALVVNFPNNPTGAVMTEEDWRPVAELAVRHDMIVISDEVYAELTYGARHASIASLPGMKERTIVINGFSKAFAMTGWRIGYACGGRELIGGMLKIHQYTAMCAPVLGQIAAVESLRNGLEAKETMKAAFDERRRMFVKGLREIGLPCHEPEGAFYVFPSIAHTGLDSGRFARLLLKEAGVAVVPGHAFGTGGEGHIRCSYAVSGQLVAEALERLKRFARVPERASFR
- the phoU gene encoding phosphate signaling complex protein PhoU, whose protein sequence is MTMRAEFDQGLNEMQTLLAQMGEQVEKALADSMDALVKRDAAQAKRVVNEDLELNRLEERVMERGAKLIATQQPVAKDLRRILAGFKIAADLERMGDLSVDIAKTVLRLDGETLIKPLIDLPRMAAIARTMIRDSIRSYTEENVELAYKMAKDDDRVDALYGQMFRELSSLMVENPKWIGQATLLGFVGRYCERIADYATNIGESTVYIATGTRPDLNG
- a CDS encoding phosphotransferase family protein translates to MNGCTVERVRISPGESYVFKPLAEGGNSREAWAYEHVRPSLPGLFPRLIARSADGISGQGWLLFEDLGPLSHRFNEGTAAALIGQIARWHALPTASFGIRSRQGPKPTIGEMAEALRQNEEEWVPYLEEFRWPKASMRSLIAEALELERSESVVFSHGDLHLGNYAMTAGGIRVLDWEHAHLNSRHWDLFHVLDLSHPLFPKTMNPGMRDRLLERYLDAAEAFGPPSDRTRFRREYYVFSSVFSLWLLLLIERDLRREDGVWPADKLEEQRLETLENLRQCLASFIILSYVKKS
- a CDS encoding cytochrome C oxidase subunit II, with the translated sequence MYKRILPALIVVACLFGVYLLATGLPERPKEEELAEGQEMLKISATNFSFDQTEYRVKAGTTYVLSYSNKLGNHGAEIADLNINLTKDNPRAEVTFDTPGEYEMHCSIMCGQGHGDMVAKIIVE
- a CDS encoding Dabb family protein; this encodes MITHIVLFKLKDRSPESVAKTAQVLRDMEGKIDELLSIEVGIDVLHSERSYDIALTTKHASMEALQAYQVHPVHKKVIEHMSEVRESSVSVDYES
- a CDS encoding DUF86 domain-containing protein — protein: MYYVNRKGIESRLACIPELAEAIRELSGSWSGSTVQGLAQERVLHLALEIATDVGNALIDGFMMRDASSYEDIIEVIAGEGVISGTLAEFLRSLVGLRKPLVQDYDSWPRHKLHPLARELPEQMLAFAEEIKTYLRRELDPWEKSGS
- a CDS encoding response regulator transcription factor, producing MMNVLLVDDEPWVIEGLRTMVNWRDFGFRICGEASSGSEAFSMIQELKPELVLTDIHMPAINGLELIKLANQKMESPPKFVILSGYDDFDYAITAMQQRVTEYLLKPFDEEEIETVLVRLRTKIQEELIAEQSRSRMQFLFTNNLLISLIQGEDNESLKLQAAQALLLQKDSKLRCVLVEGSGTSFALIGRVKKYFTQKPDRIFEDSAGRIGLILPDDEFPYCRVQELCVQLHRELEDQSSQPVIVTISGVLQGIGSIRELYLQALELNKCKRCQGRDGVYHYRGLRQGGKSHDHGKEKFKELTEIVTASRINMIDAAVEAALDSMLEGMLDLKEAIAHVADLELSLCRRIGEMNGDPDTLMRKLQGGHGSIDSFGSYSALKSYVLELCLEAADILARLEAKNENNTIFHVIQYVDREFRSKLQLQDLAKMFHMNSAYLGQLFKKETGKSFNDYLNEKRIEEAKQLLRRTQMKISEIALQVGYPNADYFIIKFECLTGVLPSAYKQNTAR
- a CDS encoding sensor histidine kinase, which gives rise to MKKRFRFRSFINDIPLNYKFILIYVIGVLLPIAVINIAFMDRMTGIIKDREEQNLEISLERARKDIHEFIDGGVAVSHALNTDKLLYETLDRTYESPIQFYETFDEQLRNRVTSYIPVNNQIQRISIFTENETIMPGGNYQVLDANAKNSDWYRLREQSTSPVMVAAYRATEANNRTSTVPYLSVIEKMDYFDIYSKYDKLLRIDIDLNKIYDVILREQDYLNLYLVNEHNQIIMSADSGYQRDVTDAYPVFQLSDHDKDKDVHVVSIGTASYVKGWKLVGVTQGTRLSQAMRDMQLYVGIIAAVITLFSLIFIYIMLRSYNYRVKRLSRHMQKVTNEKFDLIRIDEGRDEIGCLIQNFNRMTAEINSLINNVYKLEIQKKNLEMERVRAELNFLQSQMNPHFLFNTLNAILVVCTKNNYSDVTDIIKNLSRLLRRLLSWKADIVTLEEEILFIEMYLKIEKFRFRDKIEYELDIDREALLYKIPKMSIQPLVENACKHGIQAVDGKGVVKISATVLDGNLRISVQDNGKGMAPEKLREVLISIRNENTSGTSIGIRNVYSRFKLYYNDLVRFDIYSKPDRGTTVFFEIPVRLLDHQDYVKEGNRIEI